Proteins encoded in a region of the Rothia mucilaginosa genome:
- a CDS encoding amino acid ABC transporter ATP-binding protein, translating to MTVSTSSMAASSVRISNLHKSYGKVQVLKGIDMQVEPGEVVCLIGPSGSGKSTLLRCVNLLEEPNDGTIMVGDTEVTDPDVDINRVRTHMGMVFQQFNLFGHLNILDNCTIAQIKVLGRSKAEAEAVALEQLAKVGLEGKEDRFPAQLSGGQQQRVAIARALSMHPDLMLFDEPTSALDPEMVGEVLSIMRNLADEGMTMIVVTHEMAFAREVADKVVFMADGVVVEEGPADQVIGAPKHERTRAFLARVLDPTHAVVD from the coding sequence ATGACTGTTTCAACTTCATCCATGGCCGCCTCCTCGGTGCGCATTTCTAACCTGCACAAGTCTTACGGCAAGGTTCAGGTTCTCAAGGGCATTGACATGCAGGTCGAGCCGGGCGAGGTCGTGTGCCTTATCGGCCCTTCGGGTTCCGGTAAGTCCACCCTGTTGCGTTGCGTGAACCTGCTGGAGGAGCCGAACGACGGCACCATCATGGTGGGCGATACCGAGGTTACCGACCCGGACGTAGACATTAACCGCGTGCGTACCCATATGGGTATGGTGTTCCAGCAGTTCAATCTGTTCGGTCACCTGAACATTCTGGATAACTGCACGATCGCTCAGATTAAGGTTCTGGGCCGTTCCAAGGCTGAGGCGGAGGCGGTTGCCCTCGAGCAGCTCGCCAAGGTTGGTCTGGAAGGCAAGGAAGACCGCTTCCCGGCTCAGCTGTCCGGTGGTCAGCAGCAGCGTGTGGCTATTGCGCGTGCACTGTCCATGCACCCGGACCTGATGCTCTTCGATGAGCCGACCAGTGCACTCGACCCGGAGATGGTCGGCGAGGTTCTGAGCATTATGCGCAACCTTGCTGATGAGGGTATGACCATGATCGTGGTGACTCACGAGATGGCGTTCGCCCGCGAGGTCGCCGATAAGGTCGTCTTCATGGCCGATGGCGTGGTCGTGGAAGAGGGTCCCGCCGATCAGGTGATTGGCGCCCCCAAGCACGAACGTACCCGGGCTTTCTTGGCGCGCGTGCTCGATCCGACCCACGCCGTAGTAGACTAG
- a CDS encoding glycosyltransferase produces the protein MSSLDIIVAVPSGAGWVPVHAMAELLARYTGGTVHTVDVGASLGKETKLLARLPRLKGGSKRCLVIASDPGQLYAISQRSFAFRRYGAIYGWVIDSFWDDRIPAVAKSSTYDRIFVADVDDVQPWTAAGVKTPGVLPWGADVWSKFSDRLAALESKSTDLLRVGRQPAAYEDDEATAALAAELGLSFEGRPPFGANDRESAQHLQNSLNRAKFLLAFSTSVSPAPYTHPTKEYITGRWTDALASGVTVVGKVPNTTTVREILWDGATIDIDHADARAGLAQVADAVSRWTPAQGEHQIRQALQHLDWRHRFVQLCEAMGEVPTSLKADCEAMRAQYVQR, from the coding sequence ATGAGCTCACTCGATATTATTGTTGCTGTCCCCTCCGGAGCCGGTTGGGTTCCCGTACACGCCATGGCGGAGCTTCTCGCCCGCTACACCGGCGGCACCGTACACACCGTGGATGTGGGCGCATCCCTCGGCAAGGAAACGAAGCTTCTGGCCCGTCTGCCCCGCCTCAAGGGTGGCTCGAAGCGTTGCCTGGTGATTGCTTCTGATCCCGGTCAGCTGTACGCCATTTCGCAGCGTTCCTTCGCGTTCCGCCGCTACGGCGCGATTTACGGCTGGGTGATTGATAGCTTCTGGGATGACCGTATTCCCGCGGTGGCTAAGTCCTCCACCTACGACCGTATTTTCGTTGCGGACGTTGATGACGTTCAGCCCTGGACTGCCGCGGGCGTGAAGACTCCCGGCGTTCTGCCCTGGGGTGCGGATGTTTGGAGCAAGTTCAGCGACCGTCTGGCTGCGCTGGAGTCGAAGAGCACCGACCTGCTGCGCGTGGGCCGTCAGCCCGCCGCCTACGAAGATGACGAGGCGACTGCCGCCCTCGCCGCGGAGCTGGGTCTGAGCTTTGAGGGCCGCCCGCCCTTCGGTGCAAATGACCGCGAGTCGGCTCAGCACCTGCAGAATTCTCTGAACCGCGCGAAGTTCCTGCTGGCGTTCTCCACTTCGGTCAGCCCGGCGCCGTACACTCACCCGACCAAGGAGTACATCACCGGTCGTTGGACCGACGCCCTGGCTTCGGGCGTGACCGTGGTCGGCAAGGTTCCGAACACCACCACCGTACGTGAAATCCTTTGGGATGGCGCGACCATCGACATTGATCACGCGGATGCACGCGCGGGCCTCGCGCAGGTTGCCGATGCGGTCTCCCGCTGGACTCCGGCGCAGGGTGAGCATCAGATTCGTCAGGCGCTGCAGCATCTGGATTGGCGTCACCGTTTCGTGCAGCTTTGCGAGGCAATGGGTGAAGTCCCGACTTCTTTGAAGGCTGATTGCGAGGCTATGCGCGCCCAGTACGTTCAGCGCTAA
- a CDS encoding ABC transporter substrate-binding protein, producing the protein MNTAILKKASLKPLALLAVLPLALTGCVSTANENSDANGEVTLVKSGTLSVCTNTPYKPFEYEENGTIVGLDADIANAIASDLGVKAQLTSISFEGLDSGTGLATGQCDIALAGIGVTDERKSKMEFTTVYFDDNLAILVPKGSSITSAADLKGVSVGAQQATSGETYAKENGAEVIQYEDTSLMFSALKTGQVKAVAANLSVVSEALTNDPDSFKIAYQDSENTEQIAAAVSSNNKALLAKANATITKLKENGELDKMKAKWVGATSSTSASASSSAS; encoded by the coding sequence ATGAACACCGCAATCCTCAAGAAGGCATCCCTCAAGCCCCTCGCGCTGCTGGCAGTACTGCCCCTGGCACTCACCGGCTGCGTCTCCACCGCCAACGAGAACTCCGACGCCAACGGCGAGGTCACCCTCGTCAAGTCCGGCACCCTCAGCGTCTGCACCAACACCCCCTACAAGCCCTTCGAATACGAAGAAAACGGCACCATCGTCGGCCTGGATGCAGACATCGCCAACGCTATCGCCTCCGACCTGGGCGTGAAGGCTCAGCTGACCTCCATCAGCTTCGAGGGTCTGGACTCCGGTACCGGTCTGGCCACCGGTCAGTGCGATATCGCCCTGGCGGGTATCGGCGTGACCGATGAACGGAAGAGCAAGATGGAATTCACCACCGTCTACTTCGATGACAACCTGGCAATCCTGGTCCCCAAGGGCTCCTCCATCACCTCCGCCGCAGACCTGAAGGGTGTGAGCGTTGGTGCGCAGCAGGCAACCAGCGGTGAAACCTACGCCAAGGAAAACGGTGCAGAGGTCATCCAGTACGAAGACACCTCCCTCATGTTCTCCGCGCTGAAGACCGGTCAGGTCAAGGCAGTCGCTGCGAACCTCTCCGTGGTTTCCGAGGCGCTGACCAACGACCCGGACTCCTTCAAGATTGCCTACCAGGATTCCGAAAACACCGAGCAGATTGCCGCAGCAGTTTCCTCCAACAACAAGGCACTGTTGGCCAAGGCAAACGCCACCATTACCAAGCTCAAGGAAAACGGCGAGCTCGACAAGATGAAGGCCAAGTGGGTTGGTGCCACTTCCTCCACCTCCGCGAGCGCCTCTTCCTCCGCTTCCTAA
- a CDS encoding phosphatase PAP2 family protein — MKKKTPANTSGSGNSGWESSENLDATSVLHPADVHAAAADNAPTTVFSSDETAVLSDYQDATAVLSDYQDATQVLASHETATPATAHSDDRTKVLTDYGSSPAHEAAPVGSANAASANAGSVNAESANTEVISSHQDSTEVIGATRPLPRAYRAPIKIPETIPSPQERASQGNYSADEPMQATRRLDPPKPSVSGFPLNNQMGTPQMGASPMGAQQPLPTRAMPPQPVAYPPEAYPAAAYPNGAYVQTGQVPVDASGRPVNRPGEEQGHHLPSTGILMRHVMALLFLGLSLYGAFVFFIYTATGQQVDEQAYTEYAHQFKSYRGPTLTALDSLPTIVGVIAVLGLIAVLIWKHRFLPSLIGVLVGAAAVTSTYLLKHYLIVKPDLGVQEALSNSAPSGHTTFAAAAGAALFLAAPRFLRPTVALCAAVATCLTGASTIINGWHRPADVVTAILVTAIWTVVGMGVLRYVRPADFAVPARGGLVLVPLMTIATLFLSFCAVILYLIAIFAPIPGGAFTAATCMIIAVSFGTTALMVNLLRPRNSNRSAYSKVWSYQ, encoded by the coding sequence ATGAAGAAGAAAACACCGGCAAATACATCGGGTTCGGGAAACTCTGGTTGGGAGAGCTCCGAAAACCTCGATGCTACCAGTGTGCTTCACCCCGCTGATGTGCATGCGGCCGCTGCTGACAACGCGCCTACTACGGTGTTTTCCTCTGATGAGACTGCGGTGCTCTCTGATTATCAGGACGCGACTGCGGTGCTTTCTGATTATCAGGATGCTACCCAGGTGCTCGCCTCCCACGAGACGGCTACCCCTGCTACTGCGCACAGTGATGACCGTACGAAAGTTTTGACGGATTACGGTTCATCGCCAGCTCACGAAGCTGCGCCTGTAGGTTCTGCAAACGCGGCTTCTGCGAACGCAGGTTCCGTGAACGCTGAATCTGCGAATACCGAAGTTATTTCTTCGCACCAGGACTCTACAGAAGTTATTGGCGCGACCCGCCCTCTGCCGCGCGCCTACCGTGCCCCCATTAAGATTCCTGAGACGATTCCCTCGCCGCAGGAACGCGCCTCTCAGGGGAACTACAGCGCGGATGAACCGATGCAGGCTACGCGCCGTCTGGATCCGCCGAAGCCTTCGGTGAGCGGTTTCCCGCTGAATAATCAGATGGGTACCCCCCAAATGGGTGCCTCCCCAATGGGCGCCCAGCAACCGCTTCCCACGCGTGCGATGCCTCCGCAGCCGGTGGCTTATCCTCCCGAGGCGTATCCTGCCGCCGCCTACCCGAACGGTGCGTATGTTCAGACCGGTCAGGTTCCCGTGGATGCTTCGGGCCGCCCGGTGAATCGTCCCGGCGAAGAGCAGGGGCATCATCTTCCGAGTACCGGTATTTTGATGCGTCACGTGATGGCGTTGCTGTTCTTGGGTCTGTCTCTCTACGGTGCGTTTGTGTTCTTCATTTACACGGCGACCGGCCAGCAGGTTGATGAGCAGGCGTACACCGAGTATGCGCATCAGTTCAAGAGTTACCGCGGTCCGACCCTGACTGCGCTGGATTCTTTGCCCACGATTGTTGGTGTGATTGCGGTGCTGGGTCTGATTGCGGTGCTGATTTGGAAGCACCGGTTCCTGCCCTCGCTGATTGGCGTGCTAGTTGGGGCTGCGGCGGTGACGAGTACATATCTGCTCAAGCACTACCTGATCGTGAAGCCCGACCTGGGTGTTCAGGAGGCGCTGAGCAACTCGGCGCCCAGTGGCCACACGACCTTCGCGGCGGCGGCTGGCGCGGCGCTCTTCCTAGCGGCGCCTCGTTTCTTGCGGCCCACGGTGGCTCTCTGCGCGGCGGTGGCGACCTGCCTGACGGGTGCCTCCACGATTATTAACGGTTGGCACCGCCCGGCGGATGTGGTGACCGCTATTCTGGTCACCGCCATCTGGACGGTCGTGGGTATGGGCGTGTTGCGTTATGTGCGTCCGGCAGATTTTGCGGTGCCGGCGCGTGGCGGTTTGGTGCTGGTGCCGTTGATGACGATTGCGACGCTGTTCCTGTCGTTCTGCGCGGTCATCCTGTATCTGATTGCGATTTTTGCGCCGATTCCCGGTGGTGCGTTTACCGCGGCGACCTGCATGATTATTGCGGTGAGCTTTGGTACGACGGCGTTGATGGTGAACCTGTTGCGTCCGCGTAATAGTAATCGCTCCGCCTATTCGAAGGTGTGGAGCTACCAGTAA
- a CDS encoding o-succinylbenzoate synthase — translation MSVPPLGYGFHLTNTPLPPLQEVLENLFTVEIPMTVTFRGVNSRQSALIRGPHGWGEFAPFLEYGAQESAAWLACALEAAWLPAPEPVRTRIPLNATLPAVPAERVPQVLAKYEGEIQELKIKVAEKGQSLADDIARVAAARDALPNARLKVDANMGYTLGGALDALRKLCEYDIIYAEQPVASIEDMAALRFAIAKERLPARIAADESIRKAEDPLKVARANAADLMVIKAAPLGGVRRALALVEQAQLPAVVSSALESSVGIGVGASLAASLPTLKYGCGLGTVSLMAEDVTDEPLIARDGFMDLRAITPSPQRLERLATDEQTRQWWVERVTACYRVLERASGL, via the coding sequence ATGAGCGTGCCGCCTCTCGGCTACGGTTTTCACCTCACGAACACTCCCCTGCCGCCACTGCAGGAGGTTCTGGAAAACCTGTTCACGGTCGAAATTCCGATGACGGTCACCTTCCGCGGGGTCAATAGCCGCCAGAGCGCGCTGATTCGCGGCCCGCACGGCTGGGGCGAGTTCGCGCCCTTCCTCGAGTACGGTGCGCAGGAGTCTGCCGCGTGGCTTGCCTGCGCGTTGGAGGCGGCGTGGCTGCCCGCACCGGAGCCGGTGCGTACGCGCATCCCGCTGAACGCGACCCTGCCAGCAGTACCGGCGGAGCGTGTTCCGCAGGTGCTCGCCAAGTACGAGGGCGAGATTCAGGAACTCAAAATCAAGGTGGCTGAGAAGGGTCAGAGCCTCGCCGACGATATTGCCCGCGTGGCGGCGGCACGAGATGCCCTCCCGAATGCGCGTCTGAAGGTGGACGCGAACATGGGCTACACCCTCGGCGGTGCCCTTGATGCACTGCGCAAGCTCTGTGAGTACGACATTATCTACGCAGAGCAGCCCGTGGCATCCATTGAGGATATGGCTGCGCTCCGCTTTGCCATTGCTAAGGAGAGGCTGCCCGCCCGCATTGCCGCGGACGAGTCGATTCGTAAGGCGGAAGACCCGCTGAAGGTGGCGCGCGCGAACGCCGCGGACCTGATGGTTATTAAGGCGGCACCTCTGGGCGGTGTACGCCGTGCGCTCGCGCTGGTGGAGCAGGCGCAGCTTCCGGCGGTGGTTTCTTCTGCGTTGGAGTCTTCGGTGGGCATTGGTGTCGGTGCGTCCCTGGCGGCTTCCCTTCCGACTTTGAAGTACGGGTGCGGTCTGGGCACGGTCTCCCTCATGGCTGAGGACGTCACCGATGAGCCGCTCATCGCCCGTGACGGGTTCATGGACCTGCGCGCCATCACCCCCAGCCCGCAGCGCCTGGAGCGTCTTGCCACCGATGAGCAGACCCGCCAGTGGTGGGTGGAGCGAGTCACTGCCTGCTACCGGGTACTGGAACGCGCCTCCGGACTGTAA
- a CDS encoding demethylmenaquinone methyltransferase translates to MNAEKNTRANRATLDKKTGDIAAMFDTVAERYDLMNGILSLGQHIYWRKQAVAAVDAHPGQKVLDVAAGTGVSSEPFADAGVDVIAADLSEGMLDVGRRRRPDMAFVQADVTALPFDDETFDAVTMSYGLRNVANYPKALSEIYRVLKPGGRIVVLEFSTPTFAPFGAVYKNYIMKAIPPIARAISSNPESYEYLAESIITWPNQQELAQKFKEAGFTSVQYRNLTGGIVAIHRGFKPEAHNA, encoded by the coding sequence GTGAACGCAGAGAAGAACACCCGCGCCAACCGCGCAACCCTAGACAAGAAAACCGGCGATATTGCCGCCATGTTTGATACCGTCGCTGAACGCTACGACCTCATGAACGGCATCCTCTCCCTCGGCCAGCACATCTACTGGCGTAAGCAGGCAGTCGCCGCCGTAGACGCGCACCCCGGCCAGAAAGTACTGGACGTAGCCGCAGGTACCGGCGTCTCCTCCGAACCCTTCGCCGACGCCGGCGTGGATGTCATCGCAGCAGACCTCTCCGAAGGCATGCTGGATGTGGGCCGCCGCCGTCGCCCCGACATGGCCTTCGTGCAGGCAGACGTCACCGCCCTACCCTTTGACGACGAAACCTTCGACGCAGTGACCATGTCCTACGGTCTGCGCAACGTCGCCAACTACCCCAAGGCACTGAGTGAAATCTACCGCGTGCTCAAGCCCGGCGGACGCATCGTCGTCCTGGAGTTCTCCACCCCGACCTTCGCCCCCTTCGGCGCGGTCTACAAGAACTACATCATGAAGGCAATCCCGCCGATTGCCCGCGCAATCTCCTCCAACCCCGAATCCTACGAATACCTCGCCGAGTCCATCATCACCTGGCCTAACCAGCAGGAACTGGCGCAGAAGTTCAAGGAGGCGGGCTTCACCTCCGTGCAGTACCGCAACCTCACCGGCGGCATCGTCGCCATTCACCGCGGCTTCAAGCCCGAAGCACATAACGCATAG
- a CDS encoding amino acid ABC transporter permease, whose amino-acid sequence MSSKLSPRQKQKLFRYAQYALLAVIALAAILLADWKTLSQQVFNLDVAAAQFPDVITVALKNTLLYTTLGFIVGLSGGLLLALMRISSIAPYRWIATLYVELFRGIPALLVFFAFGYGIPLAFKIRFVDNLIPVTLSLGMVSAAYISEVLRAGLQAIPKGQMEAARSLGMSHTRAMISIIIPQAFRVVLPPLTNEVILLTKDSSLVYLLGVTVSQYELAKFGREGLTAANAGLTPLVVAGLCYLIITVPLGQLSAYFERRTQLAGRK is encoded by the coding sequence ATGTCCTCTAAACTCTCACCCCGTCAGAAGCAGAAGCTCTTCCGCTATGCACAGTACGCCCTTCTGGCCGTTATTGCTCTGGCAGCCATTCTTCTGGCTGACTGGAAGACCCTCAGCCAACAGGTATTCAACCTGGACGTTGCGGCTGCCCAGTTCCCCGACGTCATCACCGTGGCGTTGAAGAACACCCTGCTGTACACCACCCTGGGCTTTATCGTAGGCCTCTCCGGCGGTTTGCTGCTGGCACTCATGCGTATTTCCTCCATCGCCCCCTACCGTTGGATTGCGACCCTGTACGTGGAGCTTTTCCGCGGTATCCCGGCGCTGCTGGTCTTCTTCGCGTTCGGTTACGGTATTCCTCTGGCGTTCAAGATTCGCTTCGTGGATAACCTGATTCCGGTGACCCTGTCCCTGGGTATGGTTTCGGCAGCCTACATTAGTGAGGTTCTGCGTGCGGGCCTGCAGGCGATCCCGAAGGGCCAGATGGAGGCGGCACGCTCTCTGGGTATGTCCCACACCCGCGCCATGATTTCGATCATTATTCCTCAGGCGTTCCGCGTGGTTCTGCCCCCGCTGACCAACGAGGTTATCCTGCTGACCAAGGACTCCTCCCTCGTGTACCTGCTGGGCGTGACCGTCTCGCAGTACGAGCTGGCGAAGTTCGGCCGTGAGGGCCTGACCGCCGCTAACGCGGGTCTGACTCCCCTGGTGGTTGCGGGTCTGTGCTACCTGATTATCACTGTTCCGCTGGGCCAGCTCTCCGCATACTTTGAGCGCCGCACCCAGCTTGCGGGCCGCAAGTAA
- a CDS encoding cupin domain-containing protein — protein MAGTHEGRVLVFPQLTEALTPFEDKPQARKIVDADGGNLTLMELAAGQSWHEHHSVHPVFVQVLKGEVIFHVKDRDITLVPGKPIHVTAKLLHSLRAVKDSTLLVTMLTGESHPEPKVNIDVEEV, from the coding sequence ATGGCAGGTACCCATGAAGGCCGCGTCCTCGTATTCCCCCAGCTCACCGAAGCGCTGACCCCCTTTGAAGATAAGCCCCAGGCCCGCAAGATCGTTGATGCCGACGGCGGCAACCTGACCCTCATGGAACTGGCTGCAGGCCAGTCCTGGCACGAGCACCACAGCGTCCACCCCGTCTTCGTGCAGGTGCTCAAGGGTGAAGTTATCTTCCACGTGAAGGACCGCGATATTACCCTGGTACCCGGCAAGCCGATTCACGTGACCGCCAAGCTGCTGCACTCCCTGCGCGCCGTGAAGGACTCCACCCTGCTAGTGACCATGCTGACCGGCGAATCGCACCCCGAACCCAAGGTTAACATCGACGTCGAAGAGGTCTAA
- a CDS encoding oxidoreductase, translating to MPKSLQRPVVLLTGASSGIGYDVAPLLVRYGYTVYGAARRVEKIEELASEGVKALSLDVTDEASMETAVQQIIDAEGRIDVLINNAGYGSYGAIEDVPIDEARRQFEVNLFGLARLTQLVLPHMRARGRGRILNISSMAGRITMPLGSWYHATKYALEAFSDALRMEVEEFGIDVVIIEPGGIKTSWGLIAADHLEESSRNGVYAEQAQRVAANMRKLYSPSSSLSEPKVISRTILRALEARRPKTRYLVGFGAKPSVFLHTVLPDRLFDKVARRIF from the coding sequence ATGCCCAAGTCACTGCAACGCCCCGTCGTTCTTCTCACCGGCGCCAGCTCCGGTATCGGCTACGACGTGGCGCCGCTGCTGGTGCGCTACGGCTACACCGTCTACGGTGCCGCCCGCCGCGTTGAGAAGATTGAAGAGCTCGCCTCCGAGGGCGTGAAAGCGCTCAGCCTGGACGTTACCGATGAGGCATCCATGGAAACCGCCGTACAGCAGATCATTGACGCAGAAGGCCGCATTGACGTGCTCATCAACAACGCGGGCTACGGATCCTACGGCGCTATTGAAGACGTCCCCATCGACGAGGCACGCCGCCAGTTCGAGGTGAACCTCTTCGGCCTGGCGCGCCTCACCCAGCTGGTGCTGCCGCATATGCGCGCACGGGGCCGCGGGCGCATCCTGAACATCTCCTCGATGGCGGGGCGTATCACCATGCCTCTGGGATCCTGGTACCACGCCACCAAGTACGCCCTCGAGGCGTTCAGCGATGCACTGCGCATGGAAGTTGAAGAGTTCGGCATTGACGTGGTCATTATTGAGCCCGGCGGCATCAAGACCTCCTGGGGACTCATCGCGGCAGACCACCTGGAGGAATCCTCCCGAAACGGTGTCTACGCTGAGCAGGCGCAGCGCGTTGCGGCAAATATGCGTAAGCTCTACTCGCCGTCCTCCAGTCTCTCAGAGCCCAAGGTGATTTCGAGGACCATTCTGCGAGCCCTGGAGGCGCGCCGCCCCAAGACCCGCTACCTCGTGGGATTCGGCGCTAAGCCCTCCGTGTTCCTGCATACCGTGCTGCCCGACCGTCTCTTTGACAAGGTTGCGCGCCGTATCTTCTAG
- the menD gene encoding 2-succinyl-5-enolpyruvyl-6-hydroxy-3-cyclohexene-1-carboxylic-acid synthase, producing the protein MTENRSTPTMLTAVSVLDSLIRAGMRHVVVSPGSRSAPLAYAIAAAAEAGALIAHVRVDERSAAFTALGIAKASGQPVGLVCTSGTALGEYMPAVMEAYHAGVPLAVLSADRPERLRGSGVNQTTRQASFFHPFVRAEADLTSYPEQVEGEQTQAFAACLNALTGRSAEHWRKQSTEPIGPVHLNICFDTPLTPSGRFAQMLPQWAQSLLEDYDPQAEGRTRAARAEGSGLSSAEQRWLLDSLEAQADLAEFTPAHRTVVVAADGAGEFAAEFARVLDLPLFAEPSSEARHGVTSIPHYPQLLGDASFKPAAQIERVVLFGHPTLSRPITALLERKDIQCAFYAPRRASWYEPGARSFVELSTPHELAEFACASSAAADELVDELSWLEQWVEPARELQDECLGAIAAYEHPGAESSVDSAESSVDYTDYRNRTAGRSYARRVWQDAVAQRRLLVLGSSNLVRDLDAAAPALGEPAPARVFANRGLAGIDGTIATAIGVSLSGYYPAGVDENSLPVIGGTALPVTLLCGDLTFQHDVSSLNLPNTELLPELRVEVFDDAGGGIFTTLEHGDMARQEQFTAAVDRFFTVAAAPNTDLARMAAGFGTESGVEVRIHTP; encoded by the coding sequence GTGACTGAAAACCGCTCAACCCCCACCATGCTCACCGCAGTATCCGTGCTCGATTCGCTAATTCGTGCCGGTATGCGGCATGTTGTCGTGTCTCCGGGTTCCCGCAGTGCACCTCTTGCGTACGCTATTGCCGCCGCCGCTGAAGCCGGCGCGCTCATTGCGCACGTGCGCGTGGACGAGCGAAGTGCAGCCTTTACCGCCCTGGGTATTGCCAAAGCATCCGGCCAGCCCGTGGGTCTGGTGTGCACCTCCGGTACGGCACTGGGCGAGTACATGCCCGCCGTCATGGAGGCGTACCACGCCGGCGTGCCCCTGGCGGTGCTGAGCGCGGACCGTCCAGAGCGTCTGCGCGGTAGCGGTGTGAATCAGACGACCCGTCAGGCGAGTTTCTTCCATCCTTTTGTGCGCGCTGAAGCTGATCTGACCTCCTACCCCGAGCAGGTGGAGGGCGAGCAGACTCAGGCCTTTGCCGCCTGCCTGAATGCGCTGACCGGTCGTAGCGCCGAACACTGGCGCAAGCAGTCGACGGAACCGATTGGCCCGGTGCACCTGAACATTTGTTTCGATACGCCGCTGACCCCCTCTGGCCGTTTTGCGCAGATGCTGCCGCAGTGGGCACAGAGCCTGCTGGAGGATTACGACCCGCAGGCTGAGGGCCGCACCCGCGCCGCCCGCGCTGAAGGTTCCGGGCTCTCCAGCGCTGAGCAGCGTTGGCTTCTGGATTCTTTGGAGGCGCAGGCGGACCTGGCGGAGTTCACCCCGGCGCACCGCACCGTGGTGGTTGCCGCTGATGGTGCCGGTGAGTTCGCGGCTGAGTTTGCGCGTGTGCTGGACCTGCCGCTGTTTGCGGAGCCTTCCTCCGAGGCGCGCCACGGCGTAACCTCCATTCCTCACTACCCGCAGCTGCTCGGCGATGCGTCCTTCAAGCCCGCCGCGCAGATTGAGCGTGTGGTGCTCTTCGGCCACCCGACGCTTTCGCGCCCGATTACCGCATTGCTGGAACGCAAAGATATTCAGTGCGCGTTCTACGCCCCGCGCCGCGCCAGCTGGTACGAGCCGGGCGCTCGCTCCTTCGTGGAGCTGTCGACCCCGCACGAGCTCGCCGAGTTTGCGTGCGCATCCTCTGCTGCCGCTGATGAGCTGGTGGACGAGCTGAGCTGGCTAGAGCAGTGGGTTGAGCCCGCCCGCGAGCTGCAGGATGAGTGCCTGGGCGCCATTGCCGCCTACGAACACCCGGGTGCTGAGAGTTCAGTAGACAGCGCTGAGAGCTCGGTTGACTACACCGATTACCGCAACCGCACCGCTGGCCGCTCCTACGCCCGCCGCGTCTGGCAGGATGCGGTGGCTCAGCGCCGCCTGCTCGTACTGGGATCCTCAAACCTGGTGCGTGATTTGGATGCGGCAGCCCCCGCCCTGGGCGAGCCCGCCCCCGCGCGCGTGTTTGCTAATCGCGGTCTTGCCGGTATTGACGGCACAATTGCGACCGCTATTGGCGTGTCTCTGTCTGGCTACTACCCTGCCGGTGTGGATGAGAACTCCCTCCCGGTCATTGGTGGTACCGCCCTGCCGGTGACCCTGCTGTGCGGTGACCTGACCTTCCAGCACGATGTGTCCTCGCTGAACCTGCCGAATACGGAGCTTCTTCCCGAGCTGCGTGTTGAGGTCTTTGACGATGCCGGTGGCGGTATTTTCACGACCCTTGAACACGGTGATATGGCTCGTCAGGAGCAGTTCACCGCCGCTGTGGACCGTTTCTTCACGGTGGCTGCCGCCCCGAACACTGATTTGGCGCGCATGGCTGCCGGGTTTGGCACCGAATCGGGCGTTGAGGTGCGCATTCACACACCCTAA